The proteins below come from a single Alosa sapidissima isolate fAloSap1 chromosome 23, fAloSap1.pri, whole genome shotgun sequence genomic window:
- the atp11a gene encoding phospholipid-transporting ATPase IH isoform X4 — protein MDFSTLRNLISRYCTGEENWVDNRTVYIGHKEPPPGAEAYIPQRYPDNRIISSKYTFWNFIPKNLFEQFRRIANFYFLIIFLVQLIIDTPTSPITSGLPLFFVITVTAIKQGYEDWLRHKADNAINQCPVHVIQHGNVVRKQSRKLRVGDVVKVKEDESFPCDLILLSTSRDDGTCFVTTASLDGESSHKTLYAVQDTKAFNTEEEIDTIQATIECEQPQPDLYKFVGRINIYLERDEPIARPLGSENLLLRGATLKNTEYIYAVAIYTGMETKMALNYQSKSQKRSAVEKSMNSYLIVYLCILISKALINTVLKYAWQANPNRDEPWYNQKTETERQRHILIRAFTDFLAFMVLFNYIIPVSMYVTVEMQKFLGSYFITWDDEMFDEELGIGAMVNTSDLNEELGQVEYVFTDKTGTLTENNMEFIECCVDGHVYVPHAICNGQVMAGATGMDMIDSSPCAESKEHEELFFRALCLCHTVQVKEEETVDGIKRGIHQGKATSFYISSSPDEVALVEGMKRLGFTYLRLKDSHMEILNREDEIERFELLEVLNFDSVRRRMSVIVRSSAGEYFLFCKGADSAIFPRVVSGKVEQVQARVEHNAVEGLRTLCVAYKKLSPIEYEEVCHQLSGAKLALQDRDKKLSEAYDVIERDFILLGATAVEDRLQDKAADTIESLHKAGMKVWVLTGDKMETAAATCYASKLFRRSTQILELTTKRTEEQSLHDVLHDLSRTVLRHHGSMTRDTFSGLSNEFQDYGLIIDGATLSAVLKPPVEGNSGANGGNYKEIFLEICRNCSAVLCCRMAPLQKAQIVKLIKASKEHPITLAIGDGANDVSMILEAHVGIGVMGKEGRQAARNSDYAIPKFKHLKKMLLVHGHYYYIRIAELVQYFFYKNVCFIFPQFLYQFFCGFSQQPLYDTAYLTLYNISFTSLPILLYSLIEQHINMDILRKDPSLYRDISKNSLLRWPIFIYWTCLGVFDAVVFFFGAFFLFDNTTFTSNGQLMTTNTQMMFGNWTFGTLVFTVLVFTVTLKLALDTHYWTWINHFVIWGSLLFYVIFSLLWGGIIWPFLNYQRMYYVFMQMLSSGPAWLSIILLIMVSLLPDVVKKVLCRALWPTTTERIQTKRACLTAEQSTIFMLSQTSSSISF, from the exons tgTACGGGGGAGGAGAACTGGGTGGACAATCGGACGGTCTACATCGGGCATAAGGAACCCCCGCCGGGTGCTGAGGCCTACATCCCACAGAGATACCCCGACAACAGAATCATCTCGTCCAAG TACACCTTCTGGAACTTCATCCCGAAGAACCTGTTTGAACAGTTCCGGAGGATTGCCAACTTCTACTTTCTCATCATATTCTTGGTGCAG CTCATCATTGACACTCCGACCAGTCCCATCACCAGTGGTCTGCCTCTCTTCTTCGTCATCACAGTCACGGCCATCAAACAG ggctaTGAGGATTGGCTTCGGCATAAGGCAGACAATGCCATCAACCAGTGTCCTGTGCATGTCATTCAGCACGGCAATGTGGTGCGGAAACAGAGTCGAAAGCTCAGG GTGGGTGATGTTGTGAAGGTGAAGGAGGATGAGTCTTTTCCATGTGACCTCATACTTTTGTCCACCAGTCGGGACGATGGGACCTGCTTCGTAACCACCGCCAGTTTGGACGGAGAGTCCAGCCACAAG aCTCTCTACGCAGTGCAAGATACAAAGGCCTTCAACACCGAGGAGGAGATTGACACGATACAGGCCACCATTGAATGTGAACAACCACAGCCAGACCTCTAcaa ATTTGTGGGACGCATCAATATTTATTTGGAGCGGGATGAGCCCATCGCCAG ACCGCTGGGGTCGGAGAACCTGCTGCTCCGCGGTGCTACGCTAAAGAACACGGAGTACATCTACG CTGTGGCCATCTACACTGGCATGGAGACCAAAATGGCTCTGAACTACCAGTCCAAATCCCAGAAGCGCTCAGCAGTAGAAAA GTCGATGAACTCCTACTtgattgtgtatctgtgcatccTGATCAGCAAAGCCCTCATCAACACGGTGCTGAAGTACGCCTGGCAGGCCAACCCCAACCGGGACGAGCCCTGGTACAACCAGAAGACGGAGACAGAGAGGCAACGGCACATA CTTATCAGAGCCTTCACAGACTTCCTGGCCTTCATGGTTCTGTTCAACTACATCATCCCCGTCTCCATGTACGTCACCGTGGAGATGCAGAAGTTCCTGGGCTCGTACTTCATCACCTGGGACGACGAGATGTTTGACGAGGAGTTGGGCATAGGGGCGATGGTCAACACCTCGGACCTCAATGAGGAATTGGGACAG GTGGAATATGTGTTCACGGACAAAACGGGAACCCTGACGGAAAACAACATGGAGTTCATCGAGTGCTGTGTGGATGGGCACGTGTACGTTCCGCACGCCATCTGCAACGGGCAGGTCATGGCAGGAGCGACGGGCATGGACATGATCGACTCCTCGCCCTGCGCAGAATCAAAG gagcACGAGGAGCTGTTTTTCCGTGCGCTGTGTCTGTGCCACACGGTgcaggtgaaggaggaggagactgTGGATGGCATCAAGCGGGGGATCCACCAGGGCAAAGCCACGTCCTTCTACATATCCTCCTCCCCCGACGAGGTGGCACTGGTGGAGGGCATGAAGAG GCTGGGCTTCACCTATCTGCGGCTGAAGGACAGTCACATGGAGATCCTGAACAGGGAGGACGAGATCGAGAG GTTCGAGCTGCTGGAGGTGCTGAACTTCGACTCTGTGAGAAGAAGAATGAGTGTTATTGTACGATCCAGTGCAG gggaGTACTTCCTGTTCTGCAAGGGGGCCGACTCCGCCATCTTCCCACGAGTCGTCTCTGGCAAGGTGGAGCAAGTGCAAGCACGCGTGGAGCACAACGCCGTG GAGGGTCTGCGGACGCTCTGCGTAGCCTATAAGAAGCTGAGTCCCATCGAGTACGAGGAGGTTTGCCACCAGCTGAGCGGCGCCAAGCTGGCCCTGCAGGACCGAGACAAGAAGCTGTCCGAGGCCTACGACGTCATCGAGCGCGACTTCATCCTGCTGGGGGCCACCGCCGTGGAGGACAG GCTCCAGGACAAGGCGGCGGACACCATCGAGTCGCTGCACAAGGCAGGCATGAAGGTGTGGGTGCTGACGGGCGACAAGATGGAGACGGCGGCGGCCACGTGCTACGCCAGCAAGCTGTTCCGCCGCAGCACGCAGATCCTGGAGCTGACCACCAAGCGCACGGAGGAGCAGAGCCTGCACGACGTCCTGCACGACCTCAGCCGCACCGTCCTCCGCCATCACGGCAGCATGACGCGGGACACGTTCTCagg TCTGTCCAACGAGTTCCAGGACTACGGCCTGATCATCGACGGGGCCACTCTGTCGGCGGTGCTGAAGCCCCCCGTGGAGGGCAACAGTGGGGCTAACGGGGGCAACTACAAGGAGATCTTCCTGGAGATCTGCCGCAACTGCAGCGCCGTGCTCTGCTGTCGCATGGCCCCGCTGCAGAAAGCACAG ATTGTAAAACTGATCAAAGCCTCCAAAGAACATCCAATCACGTTGGCCATTGGAGACGGAGCAAATGATGTCAGCATGATTCTAGAAGCCCATGTGGGCATTG GCGTCATGGGCAAAGAGGGACGCCAGGCGGCACGGAACAGCGACTACGCAATCCCAAAGTTCAAACATCTGAAAAAGATGCTTCTGGTCCACGGCCACTACTACTACATCAGGATCGCTGAGCTCGTGCAGTATTTCTTCTACAAG AATGTGTGCTTCATCTTCCCTCAGTTCCTCTACCAGTTCTTCTGTGGGTTCTCCCAGCAG CCTCTCTATGATACAGCATATCTGACCCTCTACAATATCAGCTTCACTTCGCTGCCTATCCTGCTGTACAGTCTGATCGAGCAGCACATCAACATGGACATCCTGCGGAAAGACCCGTCCCTGTACAG AGACATCTCCAAGAACTCTCTCCTGCGCTGGCCCATCTTCATCTACTGGACCTGTCTGGGAGTCTTCGACGCCGTCGTTTTCTTCTTTGGTGCTTTCTTCCTCTTCGACAACACCACCTTCACCAGCAATGGACAg CTAATGACCACCAACACACAGATG ATGTTTGGGAACTGGACGTTCGGGACGCTGGTGTTCACTGTGCTGGTATTTACCGTGACACTCAAG CTGGCTCTGGACACACATTACTGGACCTGGATAAACCACTTCGTCATCTGGGGATCGCTGCTCTTCTACGTCATCTTCTCATTGTTGTGGGGAGGAATCATCTG gcccTTCCTGAACTACCAGAGGATGTACTACGTGTTCATGCAGATGCTGTCCAGCGGCCCCGCCTGGCTCAGCATCATCCTCCTCATCATGGTCAGCCTGCTGCCGGACGTGGTCAAGAAGGTGCTCTGCCGCGCCCTGTGGCCCACCACCACCGAGCGCATTCAG ACCAAGCGCGCGTGCCTTACTGCGGAGCAGTCCACCATCTTTATGCTCTCGCAGACCTCCAGCAGCATCAGTTTCTGA
- the atp11a gene encoding phospholipid-transporting ATPase IH isoform X5 yields the protein MDFSTLRNLISRYCTGEENWVDNRTVYIGHKEPPPGAEAYIPQRYPDNRIISSKYTFWNFIPKNLFEQFRRIANFYFLIIFLVQLIIDTPTSPITSGLPLFFVITVTAIKQGYEDWLRHKADNAINQCPVHVIQHGNVVRKQSRKLRVGDVVKVKEDESFPCDLILLSTSRDDGTCFVTTASLDGESSHKTLYAVQDTKAFNTEEEIDTIQATIECEQPQPDLYKFVGRINIYLERDEPIARPLGSENLLLRGATLKNTEYIYAVAIYTGMETKMALNYQSKSQKRSAVEKSMNSYLIVYLCILISKALINTVLKYAWQANPNRDEPWYNQKTETERQRHILIRAFTDFLAFMVLFNYIIPVSMYVTVEMQKFLGSYFITWDDEMFDEELGIGAMVNTSDLNEELGQVEYVFTDKTGTLTENNMEFIECCVDGHVYVPHAICNGQVMAGATGMDMIDSSPCAESKEHEELFFRALCLCHTVQVKEEETVDGIKRGIHQGKATSFYISSSPDEVALVEGMKRLGFTYLRLKDSHMEILNREDEIERFELLEVLNFDSVRRRMSVIVRSSAGEYFLFCKGADSAIFPRVVSGKVEQVQARVEHNAVEGLRTLCVAYKKLSPIEYEEVCHQLSGAKLALQDRDKKLSEAYDVIERDFILLGATAVEDRLQDKAADTIESLHKAGMKVWVLTGDKMETAAATCYASKLFRRSTQILELTTKRTEEQSLHDVLHDLSRTVLRHHGSMTRDTFSGLSNEFQDYGLIIDGATLSAVLKPPVEGNSGANGGNYKEIFLEICRNCSAVLCCRMAPLQKAQIVKLIKASKEHPITLAIGDGANDVSMILEAHVGIGVMGKEGRQAARNSDYAIPKFKHLKKMLLVHGHYYYIRIAELVQYFFYKNVCFIFPQFLYQFFCGFSQQPLYDTAYLTLYNISFTSLPILLYSLIEQHINMDILRKDPSLYRDISKNSLLRWPIFIYWTCLGVFDAVVFFFGAFFLFDNTTFTSNGQMFGNWTFGTLVFTVLVFTVTLKLALDTHYWTWINHFVIWGSLLFYVIFSLLWGGIIWPFLNYQRMYYVFMQMLSSGPAWLSIILLIMVSLLPDVVKKVLCRALWPTTTERIQTKRACLTAEQSTIFMLSQTSSSISF from the exons tgTACGGGGGAGGAGAACTGGGTGGACAATCGGACGGTCTACATCGGGCATAAGGAACCCCCGCCGGGTGCTGAGGCCTACATCCCACAGAGATACCCCGACAACAGAATCATCTCGTCCAAG TACACCTTCTGGAACTTCATCCCGAAGAACCTGTTTGAACAGTTCCGGAGGATTGCCAACTTCTACTTTCTCATCATATTCTTGGTGCAG CTCATCATTGACACTCCGACCAGTCCCATCACCAGTGGTCTGCCTCTCTTCTTCGTCATCACAGTCACGGCCATCAAACAG ggctaTGAGGATTGGCTTCGGCATAAGGCAGACAATGCCATCAACCAGTGTCCTGTGCATGTCATTCAGCACGGCAATGTGGTGCGGAAACAGAGTCGAAAGCTCAGG GTGGGTGATGTTGTGAAGGTGAAGGAGGATGAGTCTTTTCCATGTGACCTCATACTTTTGTCCACCAGTCGGGACGATGGGACCTGCTTCGTAACCACCGCCAGTTTGGACGGAGAGTCCAGCCACAAG aCTCTCTACGCAGTGCAAGATACAAAGGCCTTCAACACCGAGGAGGAGATTGACACGATACAGGCCACCATTGAATGTGAACAACCACAGCCAGACCTCTAcaa ATTTGTGGGACGCATCAATATTTATTTGGAGCGGGATGAGCCCATCGCCAG ACCGCTGGGGTCGGAGAACCTGCTGCTCCGCGGTGCTACGCTAAAGAACACGGAGTACATCTACG CTGTGGCCATCTACACTGGCATGGAGACCAAAATGGCTCTGAACTACCAGTCCAAATCCCAGAAGCGCTCAGCAGTAGAAAA GTCGATGAACTCCTACTtgattgtgtatctgtgcatccTGATCAGCAAAGCCCTCATCAACACGGTGCTGAAGTACGCCTGGCAGGCCAACCCCAACCGGGACGAGCCCTGGTACAACCAGAAGACGGAGACAGAGAGGCAACGGCACATA CTTATCAGAGCCTTCACAGACTTCCTGGCCTTCATGGTTCTGTTCAACTACATCATCCCCGTCTCCATGTACGTCACCGTGGAGATGCAGAAGTTCCTGGGCTCGTACTTCATCACCTGGGACGACGAGATGTTTGACGAGGAGTTGGGCATAGGGGCGATGGTCAACACCTCGGACCTCAATGAGGAATTGGGACAG GTGGAATATGTGTTCACGGACAAAACGGGAACCCTGACGGAAAACAACATGGAGTTCATCGAGTGCTGTGTGGATGGGCACGTGTACGTTCCGCACGCCATCTGCAACGGGCAGGTCATGGCAGGAGCGACGGGCATGGACATGATCGACTCCTCGCCCTGCGCAGAATCAAAG gagcACGAGGAGCTGTTTTTCCGTGCGCTGTGTCTGTGCCACACGGTgcaggtgaaggaggaggagactgTGGATGGCATCAAGCGGGGGATCCACCAGGGCAAAGCCACGTCCTTCTACATATCCTCCTCCCCCGACGAGGTGGCACTGGTGGAGGGCATGAAGAG GCTGGGCTTCACCTATCTGCGGCTGAAGGACAGTCACATGGAGATCCTGAACAGGGAGGACGAGATCGAGAG GTTCGAGCTGCTGGAGGTGCTGAACTTCGACTCTGTGAGAAGAAGAATGAGTGTTATTGTACGATCCAGTGCAG gggaGTACTTCCTGTTCTGCAAGGGGGCCGACTCCGCCATCTTCCCACGAGTCGTCTCTGGCAAGGTGGAGCAAGTGCAAGCACGCGTGGAGCACAACGCCGTG GAGGGTCTGCGGACGCTCTGCGTAGCCTATAAGAAGCTGAGTCCCATCGAGTACGAGGAGGTTTGCCACCAGCTGAGCGGCGCCAAGCTGGCCCTGCAGGACCGAGACAAGAAGCTGTCCGAGGCCTACGACGTCATCGAGCGCGACTTCATCCTGCTGGGGGCCACCGCCGTGGAGGACAG GCTCCAGGACAAGGCGGCGGACACCATCGAGTCGCTGCACAAGGCAGGCATGAAGGTGTGGGTGCTGACGGGCGACAAGATGGAGACGGCGGCGGCCACGTGCTACGCCAGCAAGCTGTTCCGCCGCAGCACGCAGATCCTGGAGCTGACCACCAAGCGCACGGAGGAGCAGAGCCTGCACGACGTCCTGCACGACCTCAGCCGCACCGTCCTCCGCCATCACGGCAGCATGACGCGGGACACGTTCTCagg TCTGTCCAACGAGTTCCAGGACTACGGCCTGATCATCGACGGGGCCACTCTGTCGGCGGTGCTGAAGCCCCCCGTGGAGGGCAACAGTGGGGCTAACGGGGGCAACTACAAGGAGATCTTCCTGGAGATCTGCCGCAACTGCAGCGCCGTGCTCTGCTGTCGCATGGCCCCGCTGCAGAAAGCACAG ATTGTAAAACTGATCAAAGCCTCCAAAGAACATCCAATCACGTTGGCCATTGGAGACGGAGCAAATGATGTCAGCATGATTCTAGAAGCCCATGTGGGCATTG GCGTCATGGGCAAAGAGGGACGCCAGGCGGCACGGAACAGCGACTACGCAATCCCAAAGTTCAAACATCTGAAAAAGATGCTTCTGGTCCACGGCCACTACTACTACATCAGGATCGCTGAGCTCGTGCAGTATTTCTTCTACAAG AATGTGTGCTTCATCTTCCCTCAGTTCCTCTACCAGTTCTTCTGTGGGTTCTCCCAGCAG CCTCTCTATGATACAGCATATCTGACCCTCTACAATATCAGCTTCACTTCGCTGCCTATCCTGCTGTACAGTCTGATCGAGCAGCACATCAACATGGACATCCTGCGGAAAGACCCGTCCCTGTACAG AGACATCTCCAAGAACTCTCTCCTGCGCTGGCCCATCTTCATCTACTGGACCTGTCTGGGAGTCTTCGACGCCGTCGTTTTCTTCTTTGGTGCTTTCTTCCTCTTCGACAACACCACCTTCACCAGCAATGGACAg ATGTTTGGGAACTGGACGTTCGGGACGCTGGTGTTCACTGTGCTGGTATTTACCGTGACACTCAAG CTGGCTCTGGACACACATTACTGGACCTGGATAAACCACTTCGTCATCTGGGGATCGCTGCTCTTCTACGTCATCTTCTCATTGTTGTGGGGAGGAATCATCTG gcccTTCCTGAACTACCAGAGGATGTACTACGTGTTCATGCAGATGCTGTCCAGCGGCCCCGCCTGGCTCAGCATCATCCTCCTCATCATGGTCAGCCTGCTGCCGGACGTGGTCAAGAAGGTGCTCTGCCGCGCCCTGTGGCCCACCACCACCGAGCGCATTCAG ACCAAGCGCGCGTGCCTTACTGCGGAGCAGTCCACCATCTTTATGCTCTCGCAGACCTCCAGCAGCATCAGTTTCTGA
- the atp11a gene encoding phospholipid-transporting ATPase IH isoform X2, translated as MDFSTLRNLISRYCTGEENWVDNRTVYIGHKEPPPGAEAYIPQRYPDNRIISSKYTFWNFIPKNLFEQFRRIANFYFLIIFLVQLIIDTPTSPITSGLPLFFVITVTAIKQGYEDWLRHKADNAINQCPVHVIQHGNVVRKQSRKLRVGDVVKVKEDESFPCDLILLSTSRDDGTCFVTTASLDGESSHKTLYAVQDTKAFNTEEEIDTIQATIECEQPQPDLYKFVGRINIYLERDEPIARPLGSENLLLRGATLKNTEYIYAVAIYTGMETKMALNYQSKSQKRSAVEKSMNSYLIVYLCILISKALINTVLKYAWQANPNRDEPWYNQKTETERQRHILIRAFTDFLAFMVLFNYIIPVSMYVTVEMQKFLGSYFITWDDEMFDEELGIGAMVNTSDLNEELGQVEYVFTDKTGTLTENNMEFIECCVDGHVYVPHAICNGQVMAGATGMDMIDSSPCAESKEHEELFFRALCLCHTVQVKEEETVDGIKRGIHQGKATSFYISSSPDEVALVEGMKRLGFTYLRLKDSHMEILNREDEIERFELLEVLNFDSVRRRMSVIVRSSAGEYFLFCKGADSAIFPRVVSGKVEQVQARVEHNAVEGLRTLCVAYKKLSPIEYEEVCHQLSGAKLALQDRDKKLSEAYDVIERDFILLGATAVEDRLQDKAADTIESLHKAGMKVWVLTGDKMETAAATCYASKLFRRSTQILELTTKRTEEQSLHDVLHDLSRTVLRHHGSMTRDTFSGLSNEFQDYGLIIDGATLSAVLKPPVEGNSGANGGNYKEIFLEICRNCSAVLCCRMAPLQKAQIVKLIKASKEHPITLAIGDGANDVSMILEAHVGIGVMGKEGRQAARNSDYAIPKFKHLKKMLLVHGHYYYIRIAELVQYFFYKNVCFIFPQFLYQFFCGFSQQPLYDTAYLTLYNISFTSLPILLYSLIEQHINMDILRKDPSLYRDISKNSLLRWPIFIYWTCLGVFDAVVFFFGAFFLFDNTTFTSNGQLMTTNTQMMFGNWTFGTLVFTVLVFTVTLKLALDTHYWTWINHFVIWGSLLFYVIFSLLWGGIIWPFLNYQRMYYVFMQMLSSGPAWLSIILLIMVSLLPDVVKKVLCRALWPTTTERIQNADKLYHGHLAEFTPLSSLHAPPRGPKRSDGHGQNPLPHRTNWCCLCANLLSRNTP; from the exons tgTACGGGGGAGGAGAACTGGGTGGACAATCGGACGGTCTACATCGGGCATAAGGAACCCCCGCCGGGTGCTGAGGCCTACATCCCACAGAGATACCCCGACAACAGAATCATCTCGTCCAAG TACACCTTCTGGAACTTCATCCCGAAGAACCTGTTTGAACAGTTCCGGAGGATTGCCAACTTCTACTTTCTCATCATATTCTTGGTGCAG CTCATCATTGACACTCCGACCAGTCCCATCACCAGTGGTCTGCCTCTCTTCTTCGTCATCACAGTCACGGCCATCAAACAG ggctaTGAGGATTGGCTTCGGCATAAGGCAGACAATGCCATCAACCAGTGTCCTGTGCATGTCATTCAGCACGGCAATGTGGTGCGGAAACAGAGTCGAAAGCTCAGG GTGGGTGATGTTGTGAAGGTGAAGGAGGATGAGTCTTTTCCATGTGACCTCATACTTTTGTCCACCAGTCGGGACGATGGGACCTGCTTCGTAACCACCGCCAGTTTGGACGGAGAGTCCAGCCACAAG aCTCTCTACGCAGTGCAAGATACAAAGGCCTTCAACACCGAGGAGGAGATTGACACGATACAGGCCACCATTGAATGTGAACAACCACAGCCAGACCTCTAcaa ATTTGTGGGACGCATCAATATTTATTTGGAGCGGGATGAGCCCATCGCCAG ACCGCTGGGGTCGGAGAACCTGCTGCTCCGCGGTGCTACGCTAAAGAACACGGAGTACATCTACG CTGTGGCCATCTACACTGGCATGGAGACCAAAATGGCTCTGAACTACCAGTCCAAATCCCAGAAGCGCTCAGCAGTAGAAAA GTCGATGAACTCCTACTtgattgtgtatctgtgcatccTGATCAGCAAAGCCCTCATCAACACGGTGCTGAAGTACGCCTGGCAGGCCAACCCCAACCGGGACGAGCCCTGGTACAACCAGAAGACGGAGACAGAGAGGCAACGGCACATA CTTATCAGAGCCTTCACAGACTTCCTGGCCTTCATGGTTCTGTTCAACTACATCATCCCCGTCTCCATGTACGTCACCGTGGAGATGCAGAAGTTCCTGGGCTCGTACTTCATCACCTGGGACGACGAGATGTTTGACGAGGAGTTGGGCATAGGGGCGATGGTCAACACCTCGGACCTCAATGAGGAATTGGGACAG GTGGAATATGTGTTCACGGACAAAACGGGAACCCTGACGGAAAACAACATGGAGTTCATCGAGTGCTGTGTGGATGGGCACGTGTACGTTCCGCACGCCATCTGCAACGGGCAGGTCATGGCAGGAGCGACGGGCATGGACATGATCGACTCCTCGCCCTGCGCAGAATCAAAG gagcACGAGGAGCTGTTTTTCCGTGCGCTGTGTCTGTGCCACACGGTgcaggtgaaggaggaggagactgTGGATGGCATCAAGCGGGGGATCCACCAGGGCAAAGCCACGTCCTTCTACATATCCTCCTCCCCCGACGAGGTGGCACTGGTGGAGGGCATGAAGAG GCTGGGCTTCACCTATCTGCGGCTGAAGGACAGTCACATGGAGATCCTGAACAGGGAGGACGAGATCGAGAG GTTCGAGCTGCTGGAGGTGCTGAACTTCGACTCTGTGAGAAGAAGAATGAGTGTTATTGTACGATCCAGTGCAG gggaGTACTTCCTGTTCTGCAAGGGGGCCGACTCCGCCATCTTCCCACGAGTCGTCTCTGGCAAGGTGGAGCAAGTGCAAGCACGCGTGGAGCACAACGCCGTG GAGGGTCTGCGGACGCTCTGCGTAGCCTATAAGAAGCTGAGTCCCATCGAGTACGAGGAGGTTTGCCACCAGCTGAGCGGCGCCAAGCTGGCCCTGCAGGACCGAGACAAGAAGCTGTCCGAGGCCTACGACGTCATCGAGCGCGACTTCATCCTGCTGGGGGCCACCGCCGTGGAGGACAG GCTCCAGGACAAGGCGGCGGACACCATCGAGTCGCTGCACAAGGCAGGCATGAAGGTGTGGGTGCTGACGGGCGACAAGATGGAGACGGCGGCGGCCACGTGCTACGCCAGCAAGCTGTTCCGCCGCAGCACGCAGATCCTGGAGCTGACCACCAAGCGCACGGAGGAGCAGAGCCTGCACGACGTCCTGCACGACCTCAGCCGCACCGTCCTCCGCCATCACGGCAGCATGACGCGGGACACGTTCTCagg TCTGTCCAACGAGTTCCAGGACTACGGCCTGATCATCGACGGGGCCACTCTGTCGGCGGTGCTGAAGCCCCCCGTGGAGGGCAACAGTGGGGCTAACGGGGGCAACTACAAGGAGATCTTCCTGGAGATCTGCCGCAACTGCAGCGCCGTGCTCTGCTGTCGCATGGCCCCGCTGCAGAAAGCACAG ATTGTAAAACTGATCAAAGCCTCCAAAGAACATCCAATCACGTTGGCCATTGGAGACGGAGCAAATGATGTCAGCATGATTCTAGAAGCCCATGTGGGCATTG GCGTCATGGGCAAAGAGGGACGCCAGGCGGCACGGAACAGCGACTACGCAATCCCAAAGTTCAAACATCTGAAAAAGATGCTTCTGGTCCACGGCCACTACTACTACATCAGGATCGCTGAGCTCGTGCAGTATTTCTTCTACAAG AATGTGTGCTTCATCTTCCCTCAGTTCCTCTACCAGTTCTTCTGTGGGTTCTCCCAGCAG CCTCTCTATGATACAGCATATCTGACCCTCTACAATATCAGCTTCACTTCGCTGCCTATCCTGCTGTACAGTCTGATCGAGCAGCACATCAACATGGACATCCTGCGGAAAGACCCGTCCCTGTACAG AGACATCTCCAAGAACTCTCTCCTGCGCTGGCCCATCTTCATCTACTGGACCTGTCTGGGAGTCTTCGACGCCGTCGTTTTCTTCTTTGGTGCTTTCTTCCTCTTCGACAACACCACCTTCACCAGCAATGGACAg CTAATGACCACCAACACACAGATG ATGTTTGGGAACTGGACGTTCGGGACGCTGGTGTTCACTGTGCTGGTATTTACCGTGACACTCAAG CTGGCTCTGGACACACATTACTGGACCTGGATAAACCACTTCGTCATCTGGGGATCGCTGCTCTTCTACGTCATCTTCTCATTGTTGTGGGGAGGAATCATCTG gcccTTCCTGAACTACCAGAGGATGTACTACGTGTTCATGCAGATGCTGTCCAGCGGCCCCGCCTGGCTCAGCATCATCCTCCTCATCATGGTCAGCCTGCTGCCGGACGTGGTCAAGAAGGTGCTCTGCCGCGCCCTGTGGCCCACCACCACCGAGCGCATTCAG